One genomic region from Deltaproteobacteria bacterium encodes:
- the atpH gene encoding ATP synthase F1 subunit delta, translating into MISQTVARRYAKALLAIGREDQNFERYGEELSGFARLMTRRDLAEALTNPLYPYDSRRQILDLILEKMSLSQVVQNLVGLLMDKGRINHVEAISSYYQRLVDEVNNVERATIVTATSLPEAIHGQVKTILEEMTGKTILLEVEQDAEIIGGIVAYVGDLTLDGSVRTQLENLKESLIKG; encoded by the coding sequence GCCATTGGCCGGGAGGACCAGAATTTTGAACGGTACGGTGAGGAATTATCCGGTTTTGCCCGGCTCATGACCAGGCGGGACTTGGCGGAAGCGCTGACGAACCCCCTTTACCCATATGACAGCCGCCGTCAGATCCTGGATTTGATCCTGGAAAAGATGAGTTTGTCCCAGGTGGTTCAAAACCTCGTGGGATTGCTTATGGACAAAGGCCGTATCAATCATGTTGAAGCCATTAGTAGTTACTATCAGCGGCTGGTTGATGAGGTCAACAATGTAGAACGGGCGACAATCGTTACGGCGACCTCCCTTCCGGAGGCCATCCACGGACAGGTTAAAACGATCCTGGAGGAGATGACAGGCAAGACGATCCTGCTTGAGGTCGAACAGGACGCGGAGATTATCGGCGGGATCGTGGCCTACGTTGGGGATCTGACCCTGGATGGCAGCGTCAGAACGCAACTTGAAAATCTTAAAGAATCTTTGATCAAGGGGTAA
- the atpG gene encoding ATP synthase F1 subunit gamma: protein MATLKDIQRKISAVKKTEQITRAMNMVAAARLRTAQIRIVNFRPYAAKFAELMANLAAGIEPEVHPYLIQPEEVKKVELAAFSSDRGLCGSFNTNIIAGIERVLQERQSEGIEVSLTLVGRKINDYFRRRSVHIRASHPEVMNSYDYSTALQIARDVSDNFLLGEVDEVWIYYTRFINMTQQVLTLVKLLPVSPAEEEEAGAAAEVGEYLCEPSAEAILVDLLPRSFIIQFYNAMLETSASEHAARMMAMDNATNNCKEIIEDLTMVYNKARQAEITAELMDIIGGAEALKG, encoded by the coding sequence ATGGCCACGCTAAAGGATATTCAACGAAAGATTTCAGCGGTCAAGAAGACCGAACAGATCACCCGGGCCATGAATATGGTCGCGGCAGCCAGGCTTAGGACGGCCCAGATACGTATAGTAAATTTCCGTCCTTATGCAGCCAAGTTTGCCGAGCTTATGGCCAATCTGGCCGCCGGGATAGAGCCGGAGGTCCATCCCTACCTGATTCAGCCCGAGGAGGTGAAAAAGGTCGAGCTAGCGGCCTTTTCTTCAGATCGTGGCCTGTGCGGCAGCTTTAACACCAATATCATCGCCGGTATCGAACGGGTCCTTCAGGAGCGCCAGAGCGAGGGCATTGAGGTCTCTCTGACACTGGTCGGCCGCAAGATTAATGACTACTTCAGGCGTCGTTCGGTTCATATCAGGGCCAGTCATCCTGAGGTCATGAACTCCTATGATTATTCGACTGCCCTTCAGATTGCCCGCGACGTATCGGACAATTTTCTTCTGGGTGAGGTTGATGAGGTCTGGATCTATTATACCCGCTTCATTAACATGACGCAGCAAGTGCTCACCCTGGTGAAGCTTCTCCCTGTTTCACCGGCCGAGGAGGAAGAAGCGGGCGCGGCCGCTGAAGTTGGTGAGTATTTATGTGAGCCCAGTGCCGAGGCGATTTTGGTGGACCTGCTTCCCCGAAGTTTCATCATCCAGTTTTATAACGCCATGCTCGAGACGTCGGCTAGTGAGCATGCCGCGCGGATGATGGCCATGGACAACGCAACCAATAACTGTAAGGAAATAATCGAAGACCTGACCATGGTTTACAACAAGGCGCGGCAGGCCGAAATCACGGCGGAGCTGATGGACATCATCGGTGGCGCGGAGGCCTTAAAGGGTTAA
- a CDS encoding F0F1 ATP synthase subunit alpha, protein MEIKAEEISAIIKGQIQDYEKKIEISETGTVLSVGDGVAKVYGVEKAMVMELLEFPGELYGMVLNLEEDNVGVAVLGDVEHVKEGDIVKRTGRIAQISVGDAMLGRVVDPVGNPLDGKGPIEATEYRRIEIIAPGVVARQPVKEPLYTGLKAVDSMTPIGRGQRELIIGDRQIGKTAICVDAIINQKGQDVICIYVAVGQKKSTVAQVVDTLRRYGAMDYTVVISACASDPATMQYIAPYAGCSIGEYYRDKDQHALIIYDDLSKQAAAYRQVSLLLRRPPGREAYPGDIFYNHSRLLERAAKLNDELGGGSLTALPVIETQAGDVSAYIPTNVISITDGQIYLEPPLFFSGVRPAINVGISVSRVGGAAQIKAMRQVAGSLRLDMAQFRDLEAFAQFGSDLDKATQAQLERGKRLVEILKQPQYQPMPVEKQVTIIYAGTRGFTDKYPAEDVAAYEQQLLEFIEAKYPQIYTEINEKQEISEELDATIEKALTEFDDVFQVA, encoded by the coding sequence ATGGAAATCAAGGCAGAAGAAATCAGTGCAATCATAAAAGGACAGATTCAGGATTATGAAAAAAAGATAGAGATTTCTGAAACCGGGACCGTCCTTTCCGTGGGTGATGGCGTAGCCAAGGTCTACGGTGTGGAAAAAGCCATGGTCATGGAACTCCTGGAGTTCCCGGGGGAACTGTACGGCATGGTTCTCAACCTCGAGGAGGATAATGTCGGTGTGGCCGTTCTCGGCGACGTCGAGCACGTAAAGGAAGGCGACATTGTCAAGCGCACCGGCCGCATCGCGCAAATCTCAGTCGGGGATGCCATGCTGGGCCGCGTGGTTGATCCGGTTGGCAATCCGCTGGATGGCAAAGGCCCTATCGAGGCGACCGAATACCGCCGTATCGAGATCATTGCCCCCGGCGTGGTGGCCCGACAGCCGGTTAAAGAACCCCTGTATACAGGGCTCAAGGCCGTTGATTCCATGACCCCCATCGGCCGCGGGCAGCGGGAATTGATCATCGGCGATCGCCAGATCGGGAAAACGGCCATCTGTGTGGACGCCATCATCAACCAGAAAGGGCAGGATGTCATCTGTATCTATGTGGCGGTGGGCCAGAAGAAGTCCACGGTCGCCCAGGTCGTGGACACCTTGCGCCGGTACGGGGCCATGGATTACACCGTCGTTATTTCGGCCTGCGCCTCAGACCCGGCCACGATGCAGTATATTGCGCCTTATGCCGGCTGCTCCATCGGTGAGTATTACCGGGACAAGGATCAGCACGCCTTGATTATTTATGACGATCTCTCCAAGCAGGCCGCTGCTTACCGTCAGGTTTCACTCCTCCTGCGGCGGCCGCCGGGACGCGAGGCTTACCCCGGTGATATTTTTTACAACCATTCCCGTCTCCTGGAACGCGCCGCCAAACTCAACGATGAACTTGGCGGCGGCTCCCTCACCGCCCTGCCAGTCATTGAGACTCAGGCTGGAGACGTCTCGGCCTATATCCCGACCAATGTTATCTCCATTACCGATGGGCAGATTTACCTCGAACCTCCCTTATTCTTTTCCGGAGTGCGGCCGGCCATCAATGTCGGTATTTCAGTCTCACGCGTCGGCGGCGCGGCCCAGATCAAGGCCATGAGGCAGGTCGCTGGCAGTCTGCGTCTTGATATGGCCCAGTTCAGGGATCTGGAAGCCTTTGCACAATTCGGTTCCGATCTGGACAAAGCCACACAGGCCCAGCTTGAGCGTGGCAAACGCCTGGTTGAAATCCTGAAACAGCCTCAGTATCAGCCCATGCCGGTTGAAAAGCAGGTGACTATTATCTATGCAGGCACCCGGGGCTTTACGGACAAATACCCGGCTGAGGACGTCGCCGCGTACGAGCAGCAGCTGCTCGAATTCATCGAAGCAAAGTATCCTCAAATTTACACGGAAATCAATGAAAAGCAGGAAATCAGTGAAGAACTGGACGCCACCATAGAGAAGGCGCTGACCGAGTTCGATGACGTCTTCCAGGTAGCATAA